GAATGCGAAAGCCGGTGCCGTAGGTGCCGCGCAGGCGGAAGCTGTCATTGATGACCCAGTCGACGCTCCCCTTGTAGTTCCAGTCGCTGCCGAACAGGTCGTAGTTCGAGTAGCGAACCGCGCCGTCGAGGGTAAGCGACTGGAAGAAGGGTGTGTCGGCCAGAACGGGCACCGACAGTTCGAGATAGGCTTCCTTCGCCGTGCTCGTTCCGGAGATCGGATCCTGCTGGTTGGTGTTGGCAATACCGAGCACCGTCAGCGGATCGGGATCGCGCCAACCCTTTTCCTTGCGATAGACGACACCCGCCGCGAAGGAGACGGGGCCTGCGGGCAGCTTGAAGAGATCGCCGTTGATATCGGCGGTGACCGTCGCAAGCTCGTTGCCGCCGCGGTCGCGCGACGTGAACAGGATATAGTCGAGAACCTCCGGGGTCAGGTCGCCGAACCCGAGATAGTCGGCGCAGGGGATCGTGGCACCGGCAGCAAGACTGCACTTGGTCGTATCGAGGGAATTCGCCACTCGCTCGAGATTGGCGATGTTGGTCGAACCATCGACCGCGGTGTTGCGGCCGAAGGCGCCCGCGATTTCCCATCCCCAATCGTTCGAGAGCTTGCCGCGGAGGCCAAACGTACCCTGCCAGGTATCGGTTTCCTGGAAGAATTGGCGCGGGCCGGGCTCGGCGAGGCGGCGCTGGATGAGGACGATATTCTGCCCCGTCGGATTGGTGGGATTGCTCGCCGCGATCGAGAGGTTGCGCAGCGTTCCGGGCGTCGCGATCTGATTCGACTTGCGGAAGGTGTAAAGGAATTCGCCGAACGCCTCGATATTGTCAGTGATGTCATAGTCGGCGAAAAACGCCGTGCTCACGCGCTCGACCGGGCTCACCGCGTTGAGGAACGGGTTCGAGTTGAAGTTGTGCTTGGCAGCGCTGTACGGCTCGAAGAAGTTGCCGTTACCGCCCAGCACCTGATTGAAGTTGATCTGCTGGCCGTTCGGCAGCACCGCGCGGCCGCCGATCGTCGAGGCGCTGTTCACGCAGCTCAGCATGCCGGGCGTGGTTTCGGCAAGCGAGCAAGGCGCGCGCGTTGCCATATTGACCGCGCTCGTCTTCTGATAGGTGACCGCCGCCATGAAACCGCCGCGATCGTTGCGGACGCCCCACAGGAGGTCGGCGGTGAAGTCCGAGCCATCGCCCTTTTCGGTGATGCCTTGGCGCACGCTGAGGCCGAGGCCTTCATAGTCAGTGCGGGTCACGAGGTTGACCACGCCCGCCATCGCGTCGGCGCCATAGATCGCCGAGGCGCCGTCCTTGAGCACATCGGTGCGCGCGAGCGCCGCGACCGGGATCATGTTAAGATCGGGCGAGGAGTTCGCGCCGGTGCCGCCCGCGACGAGGCGGCGGCCGTTGAGCAGAACAAGCGTGCGCTTGATGCCGAGACCGCGCAGGTTCACCTGCGCCGTGCCATATCCATTGTTCGCCCAATAGGCGGAGGTCTGGTTGCCTGCGAAGCCGGCGTTGGCGGGAAGGCGCTGCAGCACCGTCTCGATATTGACGACGCCGGTGTTCTCGATCTGCTCGGCCGACACGACGGTCGCGGGGCCGACGCCCGCGAGATCCTGGCGACGAATGCGCGAGCCGGTCACGACGATGTCCGATCCGTTCGGAGCATCCTCCGCGGCGGGTGACTGCGTCGCAGCATCGCTCTGCGCGAGCGCTGGCGTTGCAAAGGTCGCGACCGCTGCGGCGCTGGCGAGCAAAATTGTCCTGGTCATCATAGCGAAACCCCCTGATGGTTGGCTGATTCCCCTCAGAGAGCATCAAATGTATATACAGGTCAATAGGAATTTATTGAATCATATCAATTGGTTATGAAGTAAATTCCGGGCGCACGATACTTACTAGATACGCACCCCAAAGCTCTACCCCTCATCAATTTTGAAATTTTTTCCGGCCTGAGCCTTTTCGCGCAAGGAGCCGGCGGGCCCCTCCCTCGGCTTGCTTATGAAATGACATGATTAAGTGGGTCGGCACAGCTTGGGGGCGCGACCGACTTGAGCCGCTCAATGCGAAAGTATCTGTTCGAGAA
The Sphingopyxis macrogoltabida genome window above contains:
- a CDS encoding TonB-dependent receptor domain-containing protein; the encoded protein is MMTRTILLASAAAVATFATPALAQSDAATQSPAAEDAPNGSDIVVTGSRIRRQDLAGVGPATVVSAEQIENTGVVNIETVLQRLPANAGFAGNQTSAYWANNGYGTAQVNLRGLGIKRTLVLLNGRRLVAGGTGANSSPDLNMIPVAALARTDVLKDGASAIYGADAMAGVVNLVTRTDYEGLGLSVRQGITEKGDGSDFTADLLWGVRNDRGGFMAAVTYQKTSAVNMATRAPCSLAETTPGMLSCVNSASTIGGRAVLPNGQQINFNQVLGGNGNFFEPYSAAKHNFNSNPFLNAVSPVERVSTAFFADYDITDNIEAFGEFLYTFRKSNQIATPGTLRNLSIAASNPTNPTGQNIVLIQRRLAEPGPRQFFQETDTWQGTFGLRGKLSNDWGWEIAGAFGRNTAVDGSTNIANLERVANSLDTTKCSLAAGATIPCADYLGFGDLTPEVLDYILFTSRDRGGNELATVTADINGDLFKLPAGPVSFAAGVVYRKEKGWRDPDPLTVLGIANTNQQDPISGTSTAKEAYLELSVPVLADTPFFQSLTLDGAVRYSNYDLFGSDWNYKGSVDWVINDSFRLRGTYGTGFRIPNVPELFGGVSEGNLTTTDPCSRYSTSGNATLIANCQASGVPANYVQLGTTILTTVGGNENLKPESSTTWTVGTVISPKGLVPGLSLTADWFDIKIKDAIRAIPGSTKLSICYASQNLSHPFCEDFTRSPLTGEVTFLSAQPINTGREEMNGLDLGLVYNNDIGSVNVSLDVNVTYLNKYVVLPFPGGAPIDFDGFIGGGNGGYPKWRGYGVLTAEKDGVSATWSTQWIGKATDFNAAPGDIGYSTPNVFYHNLQVAFEIDEKTRFQVGVDNLFDRKAPYIQSFTDANTDTMTYDLLGRRFYVGFRTAF